One Pyrofollis japonicus DNA window includes the following coding sequences:
- a CDS encoding universal stress protein, with product MADYIPEPTYRISYLYRRILVPIDGSETSFRALDIALDFAQRYGSKITALYVHSRNEDPSKVEEAIKKHIEKKGVKVEIKTRSYEPSISSVANEIITEIIEGGYDLVILGARGNTANEDLIIGSVALSVVVNAAVSVMLVR from the coding sequence TTGGCAGACTACATCCCAGAGCCAACATACAGGATAAGCTATCTATATCGGCGCATACTCGTACCAATAGATGGATCAGAGACAAGCTTTAGAGCACTTGATATAGCACTCGACTTTGCACAAAGATATGGATCAAAGATAACCGCGCTATATGTGCATAGTCGTAATGAAGACCCTTCGAAGGTAGAGGAGGCAATAAAGAAACACATCGAGAAAAAAGGAGTAAAGGTTGAAATAAAAACGCGAAGTTACGAGCCAAGCATAAGTAGCGTTGCAAATGAAATTATAACAGAAATTATCGAGGGGGGTTACGATCTAGTTATACTTGGGGCAAGAGGTAATACCGCTAACGAGGATCTAATTATCGGAAGCGTCGCCCTTTCTGTTGTAGTCAATGCAGCTGTTTCCGTTATGCTAGTTAGATAA